A single window of Fischerella sp. PCC 9605 DNA harbors:
- a CDS encoding SH3 domain-containing protein, which produces MRWITKTSINALLISLSCGLILGCNHNNNNQAELPIQPIPATNNTPIIPQTSPQENETSPKNSTVSSQTALGDHGNSKVSSSNTKIPYYASPEPNSRQIGTTSSGEQAQIIDRVYGADRYTWYRVRFNKSGSIGWVSSQDIKDLDTSSPPTPGSPSSSDIRDDNYLLHKDLLVIGNW; this is translated from the coding sequence ATGAGATGGATAACAAAAACTTCGATCAATGCATTGTTAATTAGCCTCAGTTGTGGATTAATTCTAGGTTGTAATCATAACAACAATAATCAAGCTGAACTTCCTATACAGCCCATTCCAGCAACAAATAACACCCCAATTATTCCGCAAACTTCTCCTCAGGAGAATGAAACCTCACCGAAAAATTCTACAGTTTCTTCTCAAACCGCTCTAGGTGATCATGGTAATTCAAAGGTTAGTAGTTCCAATACTAAGATCCCTTATTACGCGTCTCCTGAACCAAACTCACGACAAATAGGTACAACTTCATCTGGAGAGCAAGCCCAAATTATTGATCGGGTTTATGGTGCTGATAGATACACATGGTATCGAGTACGGTTTAACAAATCAGGATCTATCGGTTGGGTTTCAAGCCAAGATATTAAAGACCTTGACACCTCTTCTCCTCCCACTCCAGGTTCTCCTTCTTCCTCAGATATCAGGGATGATAACTACCTTTTACACAAGGATCTACTGGTGATTGGTAATTGGTGA